In [Leptolyngbya] sp. PCC 7376, a genomic segment contains:
- a CDS encoding antibiotic biosynthesis monooxygenase, with protein sequence MILRILRAQIFHELRDEFEKGPAIMSVKLVLSQKGCVSCQVTKPLHKTSNTYAMISLWENKESLQAFAGEDFEKAAIPAGMNRYISSCSVEHYISTEPFRPKS encoded by the coding sequence ATGATTTTACGGATTCTCAGAGCACAAATCTTCCATGAACTTCGGGATGAATTTGAAAAAGGCCCCGCAATAATGTCGGTGAAATTGGTCTTAAGTCAAAAGGGTTGTGTGTCCTGTCAGGTAACTAAACCACTGCACAAGACATCTAACACCTATGCGATGATTTCGCTCTGGGAAAACAAAGAATCACTACAGGCATTTGCTGGAGAAGATTTTGAGAAAGCGGCGATTCCCGCCGGAATGAATCGGTACATCTCTTCCTGTAGTGTCGAACACTATATTTCGACAGAGCCATTTCGCCCAAAGTCTTAA
- the opcA gene encoding glucose-6-phosphate dehydrogenase assembly protein OpcA gives MMMTSAPLVSLQAPKDVSLEEIEAELSQLWQNNYSDEGLSATRATTFSFLVYEPDETQALLGKLGFYSGPVDGIASVRTVVAIQAAQKAYGFKETGKVTPEFLARLQQVWQEKRDQGDEGSKGYSADLNSSGVADAIAASNPCRIITLSPTVGEDEGVSAQVSAYCPVNKRGSSSLVCCEYITLRGTAAALDRIHGLITELLVGDLPKFVWWKAVPDTNYGLFQRLMSEADTLIVDSSGFHEAEPDLQVLGQLLQQGHNVADLNWNRLAAWQELTAAAFDPPERRAAIAEVDQVTINFEKGNATQALMYLSWLASRLQWNPVSIEHDLGDYDIYKVQFNDSQQKTIKAELAGLPMADVGEVVGDLVSIKLTSTNLNADCCTVLCSETSGCMRMESGGGAQECRIQQVTPLDDQNTEQLLGQQLQRWGQDMLYKESMTKMGEIFAG, from the coding sequence ATCATGATGACTTCAGCTCCCCTTGTTTCTCTGCAAGCTCCAAAAGATGTTTCGCTCGAAGAGATCGAAGCGGAACTTTCACAACTTTGGCAAAATAATTATTCCGATGAAGGGTTAAGTGCAACCCGGGCAACAACGTTTAGTTTTCTGGTTTATGAGCCGGATGAAACGCAAGCTTTACTAGGTAAATTGGGATTCTATTCGGGCCCTGTAGACGGGATTGCCAGTGTCCGTACGGTTGTGGCAATTCAAGCTGCGCAAAAAGCCTACGGCTTCAAGGAGACGGGTAAGGTCACACCAGAATTTTTGGCAAGACTACAGCAGGTTTGGCAAGAAAAAAGAGATCAAGGTGATGAGGGTTCCAAAGGTTATTCTGCTGATCTGAATAGTTCTGGGGTAGCTGATGCGATCGCCGCGTCAAATCCCTGTCGAATCATCACACTTTCTCCCACTGTTGGAGAGGATGAAGGGGTTTCAGCGCAGGTGTCAGCCTATTGCCCGGTCAATAAACGTGGCAGCAGTTCGTTAGTCTGCTGTGAATACATCACACTGCGGGGAACAGCGGCAGCCTTGGATCGAATTCATGGTCTGATTACTGAACTATTAGTCGGAGATCTACCAAAGTTTGTATGGTGGAAAGCAGTACCAGATACGAATTACGGACTCTTCCAACGCTTAATGAGTGAAGCTGATACATTGATCGTTGATTCGAGTGGATTCCATGAAGCAGAGCCAGATTTGCAAGTACTTGGCCAGTTACTCCAACAAGGTCACAATGTCGCTGATCTCAACTGGAATCGTCTGGCAGCTTGGCAAGAACTGACAGCAGCGGCGTTTGACCCACCAGAAAGACGGGCGGCGATCGCCGAAGTTGACCAAGTGACGATCAATTTCGAGAAAGGCAATGCCACCCAAGCATTAATGTATCTCAGTTGGTTAGCAAGTCGACTACAGTGGAATCCCGTATCCATCGAACATGATCTCGGAGACTATGACATCTATAAAGTACAGTTCAACGATAGCCAGCAAAAGACGATTAAGGCAGAACTTGCGGGTCTTCCAATGGCCGATGTCGGCGAAGTTGTGGGCGATTTAGTCAGTATCAAACTCACTTCTACAAATCTCAATGCTGATTGCTGCACAGTGCTCTGTTCTGAAACAAGTGGCTGTATGCGTATGGAATCTGGCGGTGGTGCTCAAGAATGTCGCATTCAACAGGTAACCCCCCTCGATGATCAAAATACTGAACAGCTCCTCGGTCAGCAGCTCCAACGTTGGGGTCAGGACATGCTCTACAAAGAAAGTATGACCAAAATGGGAGAAATTTTTGCGGGCTAA
- a CDS encoding DUF1350 family protein — translation MIWQESAGSWYLIPAQPVGVVHFLGGAFVGTAPQLTYKWLLERLADSGFAVITTPFVNGFDHLAIARQVLNRFENILDRLQNAQTIGFLPVYGVGHSMGCKIHLLINSLFNVQRAGNVLISYNNFPVKRSIPLLDQMDSIPFLDQFDLNNSIDNFEFTPSPAETNEIIQSSYQTRRNLLIQFENDTIDQTAELSPILLERFPNMVVSRKIPGNHLTPLGQEIDWQVGEGFAPLEALGKWMKQELSKDLVVLKAEVCRWLNPTGAVI, via the coding sequence ATGATTTGGCAAGAATCGGCGGGCAGTTGGTATCTGATTCCAGCGCAACCTGTGGGGGTCGTGCATTTTCTCGGTGGGGCATTCGTCGGAACCGCACCTCAATTGACTTATAAATGGCTCCTTGAAAGGCTTGCAGATTCTGGCTTTGCCGTCATTACCACCCCATTTGTTAATGGCTTTGACCATTTGGCGATCGCCCGCCAAGTCCTAAATCGTTTCGAAAATATCTTAGACCGACTGCAAAATGCTCAGACGATTGGCTTTCTACCCGTTTATGGCGTAGGGCATAGTATGGGCTGCAAAATTCACCTGCTTATTAATAGCCTGTTTAATGTCCAGCGGGCAGGTAATGTCCTCATTTCCTATAACAATTTTCCAGTAAAACGCTCTATTCCTCTACTCGATCAAATGGACTCCATCCCCTTCCTTGATCAATTTGACCTGAACAATTCCATCGATAATTTTGAATTTACTCCCAGCCCCGCCGAAACTAACGAAATCATTCAAAGCAGCTACCAAACCCGCCGCAACTTACTGATCCAATTCGAAAACGACACCATCGATCAGACAGCTGAATTATCCCCAATTCTGCTCGAACGCTTCCCAAATATGGTGGTCTCTCGCAAAATTCCTGGGAACCATCTCACTCCCCTCGGCCAAGAAATTGACTGGCAAGTGGGGGAGGGATTTGCACCCCTCGAAGCTCTAGGAAAATGGATGAAACAAGAACTTTCTAAAGATTTAGTTGTCCTAAAAGCAGAGGTTTGTCGCTGGCTCAATCCTACTGGTGCAGTGATTTAA
- a CDS encoding glycerophosphodiester phosphodiesterase yields the protein MTNRKKGGDRPLIFGHRGVPLVHQENTLAGFQEAIALGLDGVELDVFLTKDNQLVVFHDADTKRLTGVSGKITEMTWAEIQQLDIQPVINVGQRMLYFEQSEKIPLLKDVLAIAKNKLRINLEIKPISSPWRQRETVAAVLALLNELEMNRQVFISSFDIWAIFWLRQLTATPNYGLILAVDSPAWFQSPLTSTLLNMSLLSLNLDLGDSETLAKAQKKGLAIALWTIFSRNALSHEAEEKQIRRFLAQKVDYLITDDPVKLKTFLNRP from the coding sequence ATGACCAATAGAAAAAAGGGTGGCGATCGCCCACTCATTTTTGGCCATCGGGGTGTGCCATTAGTGCACCAAGAAAATACGCTTGCTGGATTTCAGGAGGCGATCGCCTTGGGCTTGGATGGTGTGGAACTAGATGTTTTTCTGACGAAAGATAATCAGTTGGTGGTGTTCCATGATGCTGACACCAAAAGGCTAACCGGGGTATCTGGCAAGATTACTGAGATGACATGGGCTGAGATTCAACAGCTCGATATTCAGCCTGTAATCAATGTTGGTCAACGAATGCTGTATTTTGAGCAATCTGAAAAAATTCCGTTGCTAAAAGATGTACTGGCGATCGCCAAAAATAAATTACGCATCAACCTTGAAATTAAACCAATCTCTTCGCCATGGCGGCAGCGAGAAACAGTTGCTGCGGTTTTAGCGCTATTAAATGAGCTGGAAATGAATAGACAAGTCTTTATTTCGTCGTTTGATATTTGGGCAATTTTTTGGCTGAGACAACTTACTGCAACACCAAATTACGGTTTGATTTTGGCAGTAGATTCGCCCGCTTGGTTCCAATCTCCACTCACTTCAACACTTCTCAATATGTCTCTGCTGAGCCTTAATCTCGATCTCGGTGACTCTGAAACCCTTGCAAAGGCTCAAAAAAAAGGTTTGGCGATCGCTCTGTGGACGATTTTTTCTCGCAATGCTCTTTCGCATGAAGCCGAGGAAAAACAAATTCGTCGTTTTTTGGCGCAAAAAGTTGATTATTTAATTACGGATGACCCCGTTAAACTTAAAACATTTCTGAATCGCCCGTAA
- a CDS encoding D-hexose-6-phosphate mutarotase, with amino-acid sequence MDIQQLNQDFGIDGSVRFTEERAGFPIIEIKNNFATAAISIYAAHVISYQPVNTDEDLIYLSEDVIYKIGTALRGGIPICWPWFGPHPTDGSKPSHGVARKTFWQVSSTETTTTGATRVILKLTDSQESRALWDYRFELAIAVTVGETLNIELITRNTGDKAFDVTQALHTYFKIGNVDQVQVLGLDGCEYIDKVDGGEFKTQLGEVAIAAEVDRVYNDLPAELIIADPALNRKIHITSKNSTTAIVWNPWINKSKALGDFPNEGYKQMICVETANAAKEVITVQPQSQYSITVEYRSESF; translated from the coding sequence ATGGACATTCAACAACTTAATCAGGATTTTGGTATCGACGGCAGCGTTAGGTTTACCGAGGAGCGAGCGGGCTTCCCCATCATCGAGATTAAAAACAATTTTGCCACCGCTGCAATTTCGATTTATGCCGCCCATGTAATTTCATATCAACCCGTTAATACTGATGAGGATCTCATCTACCTGAGTGAGGATGTCATCTATAAAATTGGTACGGCTCTACGGGGTGGCATACCAATTTGTTGGCCGTGGTTTGGGCCCCATCCCACCGATGGCAGCAAGCCGAGTCATGGTGTTGCCCGTAAAACCTTTTGGCAAGTGAGTAGCACCGAAACCACGACAACTGGAGCAACACGAGTCATTTTAAAATTAACTGATTCACAAGAAAGTCGCGCCCTTTGGGATTATCGTTTTGAGCTGGCGATCGCCGTAACGGTAGGTGAAACGCTCAATATTGAATTGATTACCCGCAACACTGGCGACAAAGCATTTGACGTTACACAGGCATTGCACACCTATTTCAAAATCGGCAATGTCGATCAAGTACAAGTGCTGGGTTTAGACGGTTGCGAATATATCGATAAAGTTGATGGTGGCGAGTTCAAAACCCAACTTGGTGAAGTGGCGATCGCCGCGGAAGTTGACCGAGTTTATAACGATCTCCCAGCCGAACTCATCATTGCCGATCCTGCCCTCAACCGCAAAATTCACATCACCTCAAAAAATAGCACCACAGCGATTGTTTGGAATCCTTGGATAAACAAGTCAAAAGCTCTAGGTGATTTTCCGAACGAAGGCTATAAACAAATGATTTGCGTTGAAACGGCCAATGCCGCCAAGGAGGTGATTACTGTTCAACCCCAAAGCCAATATTCCATCACGGTTGAATATCGCAGCGAGTCTTTCTAA
- a CDS encoding YkvA family protein, whose product MVKLQDRFQNYWQKLRRSPDPEIPEVIEVEAEQLVDEPEPSRWQKICSRFQAPLAVDTTENELEEQVEEVLEAQNKTRIAQVFQKVVQRVKPEDIERIKVRLDEMRRGPVKEVWGKVQSLAKMVKDPNVAWKSKALAIAALVYLVSPFDAVPDVIPFAGLADDVAVIAAVVSTLAVELEKYMTRQAEKKAEIEIKKQTEIVRITLLGSIAAAAIAIIVKIVLNAL is encoded by the coding sequence GTGGTAAAACTTCAGGATCGATTCCAAAATTATTGGCAAAAGTTGCGGCGATCGCCTGACCCAGAGATTCCAGAGGTGATCGAGGTGGAAGCGGAACAGCTAGTGGATGAACCTGAACCTTCTCGTTGGCAAAAAATTTGCTCGCGATTTCAAGCGCCTTTAGCTGTGGATACAACAGAAAATGAGCTAGAAGAGCAGGTCGAAGAAGTTTTAGAGGCACAGAATAAAACACGTATTGCACAGGTCTTTCAGAAGGTGGTGCAGCGGGTTAAACCAGAAGATATTGAGCGAATTAAAGTGCGTCTCGATGAAATGCGTCGAGGGCCTGTGAAAGAGGTTTGGGGTAAGGTGCAATCCCTTGCCAAAATGGTTAAGGACCCAAATGTCGCCTGGAAATCTAAGGCTCTGGCGATCGCCGCCCTTGTGTATTTAGTATCGCCTTTTGATGCGGTGCCGGATGTGATTCCTTTTGCGGGTTTGGCGGATGATGTGGCCGTGATCGCGGCAGTGGTTTCGACTTTGGCGGTAGAGCTTGAAAAATATATGACTCGGCAAGCTGAGAAAAAAGCCGAAATTGAGATTAAAAAGCAAACAGAAATTGTTCGTATCACTCTTCTCGGCAGTATTGCGGCGGCGGCGATCGCCATCATCGTCAAGATTGTGTTGAATGCCCTTTAA
- a CDS encoding ABC transporter ATP-binding protein has protein sequence MTNTANLLVVDDVHAGYIKDLNILQGINFRIAPGELVVVIGPNGAGKSTLAKTIFGLLTPNQGSITFKGQNIVGLRSNQIVQRGMCYVPQIRNVFGSLSIEENLEMGAFVRSGSLANLKEQIYTMFPVLKTRRKQQAGTLSGGERQMLAMGRALMLDPDLLVLDEPSAALSPILVSNVFEQIKAVNSLGKAIILVEQNAKRALELADRGYVLENGRDRFEGTGKELLGNPKVGELYLGAAYKADD, from the coding sequence ATGACAAACACGGCAAACTTACTGGTCGTAGACGATGTACATGCAGGATACATTAAGGATCTCAATATTCTGCAAGGCATTAATTTTCGGATTGCGCCCGGTGAACTGGTTGTGGTGATTGGTCCAAATGGTGCTGGCAAATCAACTCTGGCAAAAACAATCTTTGGATTACTGACCCCAAACCAAGGCAGTATCACCTTTAAGGGCCAAAATATTGTAGGCCTTCGCTCCAATCAAATTGTGCAGCGAGGCATGTGCTATGTGCCGCAAATTCGTAATGTGTTTGGTAGTTTGAGCATTGAAGAGAATTTAGAGATGGGCGCGTTTGTCCGGTCTGGTTCCCTTGCCAATCTCAAAGAGCAAATTTATACGATGTTCCCGGTGCTAAAAACCCGTCGTAAGCAGCAGGCTGGAACGCTTTCTGGTGGAGAACGTCAAATGTTAGCGATGGGTCGGGCATTAATGTTAGATCCAGATTTGTTGGTTTTGGATGAGCCTTCCGCGGCGCTGTCGCCAATTTTGGTGAGTAACGTATTTGAGCAGATTAAGGCGGTTAATAGTTTAGGGAAGGCGATCATTCTTGTAGAGCAAAATGCAAAGCGGGCTTTGGAATTGGCGGATCGTGGATATGTCCTCGAAAATGGTCGCGATCGCTTTGAGGGGACAGGGAAAGAATTATTAGGGAATCCCAAGGTGGGTGAACTTTATCTTGGGGCGGCTTATAAAGCAGACGACTAA